GTGACGGAACCCCGCGCCGCACGAACGAGTACTGATCGCTACGGATGAAAACCACCTGCTCCGGCGTCGGATCGGTGACCACGTGGATCCCCAGCGTCGTGGCGGCCTGGCGGACGACCGCCGCCAGCGTGGAGTGCTGCGCCCCGTGCGCGACGACTTCACGCAGCGTTCCCACCATCACGTACATGTCCATGTTGAGGTTGGCCACCAGGTCCTCGATCGGCGTGGTCGGGTGCTCGGCAAAGTAGCTGGATCCCTGGAGACCCTTCTCCTCGCCCGTCACGGCCAGGAAGAGCACCGAGCGCTTGGGCCGCGGGCGGGTCGCGGCCAGAGCCGCGGCGACCTCGATCAGGGCGGCGATCCCGGTCGCGTTGTCGAACGCGCCGTTGTAGATCGAATCCCCCTGAACCGCCGCGCCGATCCCCAGGTGGTCGAGATGGGCCGTGAGCACCACGACCTCACGCGCCAGCTTCGAATCCGAGCCGCGCAGGATTCCCGCCACGTTGGGACTCGAGACGGACTCGTGGCGAGAAGCGCGGCGGATCCGCGCGCGCGCCGGGAGATCGAAGCCGCGCAGCTTGCCCTTCTCCGCCGCGTCGAACACTTCGGCCAGGGGCGAAGGGGCGCCCTGGAAGAGCTTCTCGGCCGCCGCGCGATTCAGCGTCGCTGCGCCGCGCAGCTCCGGCGTCACGCCATCCGGGATTCCGTCGGCCCCGATCCAGCGGATCGAAGGCTGTCGCGACTGCGGCGCGATCTTCTCCCACGTCGCACGGCGCTCGTCGACCGGCGTGCGGATCGTGAGCACCCCGACCGCGCCGTGCGCCGCCATGTTCGCGTCCTTGACGCGGCTGCTCGAGTAGTGCGCGCGGAGCGTATGCGGAAATGCCGGCGGAGCGCCTGACAGCACGGCGACGATCTTGCCGCGCGCGTCGATTGCCGCGAAATCGTCGTAGCCGAGATCCGGGGCGGTGATGCCAT
The sequence above is a segment of the Candidatus Eisenbacteria bacterium genome. Coding sequences within it:
- a CDS encoding M28 family metallopeptidase, with protein sequence MRRLWLTAIALCVAAPVLAQTGTDANARQALESIRPTALEGHVRFLADDLLEGRGTATRGYDLAARYVIAQYQRIGLEPAGVDGSFLQPVPLRRATLRRAESGVSLTVQGRRHDLRIERDYLMSADPYARETEVNAAIVFAGYGITAPDLGYDDFAAIDARGKIVAVLSGAPPAFPHTLRAHYSSSRVKDANMAAHGAVGVLTIRTPVDERRATWEKIAPQSRQPSIRWIGADGIPDGVTPELRGAATLNRAAAEKLFQGAPSPLAEVFDAAEKGKLRGFDLPARARIRRASRHESVSSPNVAGILRGSDSKLAREVVVLTAHLDHLGIGAAVQGDSIYNGAFDNATGIAALIEVAAALAATRPRPKRSVLFLAVTGEEKGLQGSSYFAEHPTTPIEDLVANLNMDMYVMVGTLREVVAHGAQHSTLAAVVRQAATTLGIHVVTDPTPEQVVFIRSDQYSFVRRGVPSLFVTGRGGASSQAALDDWLRRVYHSPQDDLGQRMDYESLARFARLHLLMASRVANQPSRPRWNPGDFFGELYRRR